ATTTCAATAGGATTGTCATCACCATTGCTCAGTTTTTCGGGTAAGAGTCGTGAAGCTGAAATCCCCTTTTGTTTGAATAGTAAGATGAAGTCAACAATTAATAAGCCTACAAAAACAAAAAACAGCATTTGGGCAATAACCAATAACCCCGAAAAAATATAGGACATAATGAACAGAAAAACAAGCACACCAATGCCTGTGAAAAAGCGTGCATTTAAGTAGCTGTTTTTAAAAAGTTGTTTCATCTGTTTGTATTTGTTTTTAAAGTTTCAAAGTTTCAAAGTTGCAAAGTTGCAAAGCTTCAAGGCTCTTGATTCTTGGCTCTTGATTCTATTCTCTATTTCTCTATTCCATAACCCCCTGAATAATCATCCTCGTGTGTATGAATGTGGTTCTCATGGATGTTTCATCTATTTGGCTCATTTTTTAGTCAAACTTTTTAAGAATTCATCTGCTGTCATTACTGGGATTAATGATTTTTTAAAATCCTTTCCATTCCTTGTTATTATAATCTCGCAGTCCGATTCGGTAGCACTAAAATACTGTAAAGCATCTTCAAAATCTTTCATTGATGCATTCAGCCCCTTTTCAACCGTTTGTTCATCAAGAGAACATATTTCGCTTATTATTTTGAACTTGCGTAGTTTTTCTCTTGAAATTTCTGGGCTCTCAAATTTTGAAAGGAAATAGTTTACTGTTGCGAATGAAAGCGGGGAAACGACCATGGTTAATTTTTCCTTTTCTGCCAAAGTGGCGATTTTCGCAATCGGTTCATAAAAAGGTTTTCGTTCCCCTAAAAAGTCCAGCATGACATTGGTGTCTATAAAAATCCTTTTAATCATTTATGTTTTTTTATTAAATAATCGGCATACTCTTTTTTATAGTCCAAATCTGTTGGGATTTCAGTTCCTGTAGCAATACTTTTTACAAAAGGTGAAATCTGAAACTCCGAAGTGTCATTTTCCGATGTCAGGGATTGTAAATAGGCTTCTACAATGCGAGAAAGGCTTACTTTTTTATTGGAAGCATATTCTTTTGCTTTCTCAATAACCCTTTGATTAAGTTTTAAAGTCAATTTAGTGTCCATAATAAATAATATATTGTACGTACAAATATATAAAAATAACCCGTACAGCGTGCTTTTATGATGACTTTTCTTGGTGTGGATTGATTATATTCAACTATCATCTAACCCCAAAACCCACACCTTTTCAATCAAGTAAATCCGTGTATCAGTGGCTATTCAAAATCAATTATCGAGGAACTTCAATGGTTTCTAAAATTTGATTGACTACTTTTTCAACCGTAAAACCTTCCATTTCGCGTTCTGGGGTTAATACCAAACGGTGCTTTAAAACAGCTTTGGTACAGCGTTTAATATCGTC
This genomic window from Mariniflexile sp. TRM1-10 contains:
- a CDS encoding type II toxin-antitoxin system VapC family toxin; this translates as MIKRIFIDTNVMLDFLGERKPFYEPIAKIATLAEKEKLTMVVSPLSFATVNYFLSKFESPEISREKLRKFKIISEICSLDEQTVEKGLNASMKDFEDALQYFSATESDCEIIITRNGKDFKKSLIPVMTADEFLKSLTKK
- a CDS encoding DUF6364 family protein, which produces MDTKLTLKLNQRVIEKAKEYASNKKVSLSRIVEAYLQSLTSENDTSEFQISPFVKSIATGTEIPTDLDYKKEYADYLIKKHK